CTTCTGTGTGGAATATAAACAATATTATTGCCTGAAATTTCAAATTTATCACTAACTTGTCTCATTTTCATAATAAAATATTCTTCTGAGATTCTTCCATCCTCACTTAAAGGAGCTCCCATAAAATATATAACATTTTTTCTTTTTGTGTTTTCATTATTTTTTATTAAACTATTTAGATAACTATAATAATTACTCATTTTTTTTTGATTTCTATGAGGATCAAGATCAAAAATTGTAAACAAATGGAATTTGAATTTTAATGGCAAAATTAGACCATATCTAATTTTTATATATATATATTTGGTATATTCCTTTAATAAATTGTTTATTTTAGGATAGTATCCTTTTTTCAAGTAATGATATTGAATATGTATTGAACTTGCTCCATCGTCTACTTTATATATTAATCTGGGTTTTAAATTAATAGCCAATAATCTGAAATATAAATTACGAACTTCACCTATAAATACTTTATCAATATTATTATCTTTTGATTTTAATTCTATTACTAATTTTTTAATATCTTTATATATGGACCCTTTTACATATCCATCAATATATATAATTTTTTCCCACAATAGATTATTTATCACATTATCAAACAATTTTGAAGCTTTTAGTTTTCTTTCAGGTTGAGAATCGTATCTAACAATTAATATGTTTTTTTGATCTTTAAAAAGATATCTAGCTTCTTGCAAATTTAGCACCTGAAAAGGACTTTCTCCAATAAAAATATTAACCAATATTTATCCTATTAAAAATAAGAGTCTTTATTTGTTTATTTAATTTTTCTCTATATATTATATAAACAATAATAGTATAAACAAAAAACATTACTATCTTAATCAAAAAAACTCGTATCCATTGCCAATCTGATAATAGAAAAGGAACTAAAGTTAGAAAATAAGACGTTAGCCCAAACAATATCATTCTTAACCAGGGAAAAATCATTTTTTCAGAAACACGAGCAAATAATATTGAAGCTAAAAATGATACAAAATTCGCAATTTGACTTGCTAGACCAGCGCCTATCATTCCATATTTGGGAATTAAAATTGTATTTAAGATGACATTTAATATCCCTGAAGAAATAGTCACCATTGGTACAAGATATGTTTTTTCTAAAAACAAAGTATTTACTGTTGTATTATAAAAGCCAATAAAAACAAAAGAAGATGCTAAGAATGGAATCACTTTCCACCCCTCTCTAAAGCTCTCTGCAACCATTATCTTTAGTAAATCTGAAGAGAACAATCCAATTCCTAACCCCATTATGCTATAAATAGAACACAAAAAAAGAGCAAAAGAAATTATCCTTTTTCGACCTTTATCTCCTTTTTCCATTTCCAAAAAAAACCATGGCTTATATGCATTATTTACGGCAGAACTAATAGTACTAATTATATTTGCAAATTGATAACCTACATTATAAACGCCTACAACCGCAGTTGTTTTTAAATTATTTAAAAAAAGTCTATCCACCATACCCACAAGCCATCCAGAAAGATGATGAGGAACGAGTGGTAAAGAATATTTTAATGATTGGATCAATAATGACACATCTATCTTCCAATAAACTCTTTTCCAAAAAAAGAAAATCGCATATGTTGCAAATATCATATTAGTGATAGCAATAGAGGCTAAAATGCCTTCAGCTTTCTTTTTTAATATGACTACAAAAAATAAGGTGAGTGATAAATTTACTATAAAAAATGCTAAATTATTAATAGCAAAACGTTCTCCTCGTTGTTCTGCTTGTAATCTGTTTTGTAGAAAATTATACGCTGGTAAAAAAGCCACACTTATCAAACCAGTCAGAACATATGGATTAAAACTAACACCTTTAGTAAATGGATCGATTAGTATCTTATGAAAAACAATTACTATAACCGAAAGTATAAAACTATTTATGATTACAAATAGAAAAGTTGTACCCCATAAAGTCTTCTGTCGTTCTTTGTCATAACGATACTTGTGATAGTATCTTCCGGCAGCACCGTGTAGAGAAAGTCCATAGAAAACGGCCAAGAAACTACCAATTGAATTTACAACTCCCACAGTCCCATAATCTGATGTACTTAAATAGCTTGTGTAAAGTGGTAATAAAAAAAATCCTATCCCTTTTCTTATAAAAGTTAATGTTGAAAATATAATTGAATTTTTAATTACTTTCATATAAGCAATCTTTACTTATCAACATCTCAATAAATTCACGGACGGTACCATCACCACCTTTCCTCTCTAGTTGTATAATATGAGGTATATCTTTAATCTTGCTCACTGCATTTTTTGGACATGCTGAAATTCCAACTTTTGACAATAGATCAAAGTCATTAATATCATCGCCAATATAAGCAACTTCTTCAAAACCTAAGTTCAATTCTTCTAGTAAATTTGTAATAATCTCCAGCTTCCTTTCCTTTGCGCCTTGGAATAAATAATCTACTTTTAGCTTATTTGCCCTATTTTTCACTAAATTGGTGTCTTCTGATGTAATTATACCAGTTTTTATATTTCTTTTTTTTAATAACTCAAAACCTTTACCATCATGAGTATTAAACTTTTTCATTTCATTACCATCAGTGGAATAGTACATTCCAGCATCTGTTAAGACACCATCTACATCTGTTAAAAATAATTTCACCTTTCTTTTATAATTAGGCAAAACACTATGTCTTTTCTTAAGCAATTTTTCGACTATACCCCAATCTTTTGGTTCATCTATTTCAATTGCACTATCATCATCCATAATGCATAATCCAATTTTTCCACACAGCCTATTTTTATACCTCATAATATTGCCAATAGAATTTATATAAAACGCACCATTTTCTAAGAAGGTACCATCAAAATCCTGTCTTCGAGGACGACTCCTATAATCATAATTAATTGGTCCATTCTCATTCCACAAAAAACGTTTACTGATCACTCCCGATAAAACAGAATCTACATTGTCTTTTTGAAATATATCAAGCCCATTTTCAAGGTCTTTACTATTGAGGAGAGGAGATGTTGCTTGTATTAGTATAAAAGTATCGTTCTCATCTGTCTTCTTCTCATTCAAATATTCAAGAACCACACTTTCAGTAGTACTATCATCCTGAGCATTTTCGACAGACCTTTTGTATACAGTAACTTTATTAAAAGCAAGACTATCAACAACATTTGCAATCCTATCTGAATCAGTAGCTACAATTATCTTATCAAT
This sequence is a window from Spirochaeta cellobiosiphila DSM 17781. Protein-coding genes within it:
- a CDS encoding lipopolysaccharide biosynthesis protein, with the protein product MKVIKNSIIFSTLTFIRKGIGFFLLPLYTSYLSTSDYGTVGVVNSIGSFLAVFYGLSLHGAAGRYYHKYRYDKERQKTLWGTTFLFVIINSFILSVIVIVFHKILIDPFTKGVSFNPYVLTGLISVAFLPAYNFLQNRLQAEQRGERFAINNLAFFIVNLSLTLFFVVILKKKAEGILASIAITNMIFATYAIFFFWKRVYWKIDVSLLIQSLKYSLPLVPHHLSGWLVGMVDRLFLNNLKTTAVVGVYNVGYQFANIISTISSAVNNAYKPWFFLEMEKGDKGRKRIISFALFLCSIYSIMGLGIGLFSSDLLKIMVAESFREGWKVIPFLASSFVFIGFYNTTVNTLFLEKTYLVPMVTISSGILNVILNTILIPKYGMIGAGLASQIANFVSFLASILFARVSEKMIFPWLRMILFGLTSYFLTLVPFLLSDWQWIRVFLIKIVMFFVYTIIVYIIYREKLNKQIKTLIFNRINIG
- a CDS encoding acylneuraminate cytidylyltransferase, with the translated sequence MSIIVFIPVRGGSKSIPLKNIKIINGKPLVYWSILAAQNCKKIDKIIVATDSDRIANVVDSLAFNKVTVYKRSVENAQDDSTTESVVLEYLNEKKTDENDTFILIQATSPLLNSKDLENGLDIFQKDNVDSVLSGVISKRFLWNENGPINYDYRSRPRRQDFDGTFLENGAFYINSIGNIMRYKNRLCGKIGLCIMDDDSAIEIDEPKDWGIVEKLLKKRHSVLPNYKRKVKLFLTDVDGVLTDAGMYYSTDGNEMKKFNTHDGKGFELLKKRNIKTGIITSEDTNLVKNRANKLKVDYLFQGAKERKLEIITNLLEELNLGFEEVAYIGDDINDFDLLSKVGISACPKNAVSKIKDIPHIIQLERKGGDGTVREFIEMLISKDCLYESN